In one window of Poriferisphaera corsica DNA:
- a CDS encoding lipid-A-disaccharide synthase, translated as MSINGTILFSAFEPSGDALASRLITELKRRQPDVRIMALGGPRMKAAGAELIEVTTEHAVMLAGALKHAHEHHLRLKRVDAWLKANKIDALVPTDSPAANWGICRKVRKRCPNAKIVHLAAPQLWAWAPWRIRKLRKLTDHVLCLLPFEEKWFGDRGVDATFVGHPLFESEHAKVERGVDGKNEDDAVLNLEGEPKVALLPGSRPSEITKNWPTMLAAYEALKAKHPGMRAVVAASDELRQAAIVDLCGGKLPNGMTIETSRAGLVLDWADIGLIVSGTATLQGVTHRLPMVSLYNVSKMGWNILGRWLIRNRPLTLPNLLSQHVMGENATTELIPHFGEVEPVVDALEPLMTEGEARNRQVKIFETVCDRFVGRQFSVDAADQFMKVMRR; from the coding sequence ATGTCGATCAACGGAACGATTTTGTTTAGTGCGTTTGAGCCTAGTGGTGATGCGCTTGCTTCGAGATTGATTACAGAATTGAAGCGTCGCCAGCCTGATGTAAGAATTATGGCGTTGGGTGGGCCACGGATGAAAGCTGCGGGCGCAGAGTTGATTGAAGTTACAACAGAACATGCGGTGATGCTAGCAGGTGCGTTAAAGCATGCGCATGAACATCATTTACGTTTAAAGCGTGTCGATGCGTGGTTAAAGGCCAACAAGATTGATGCGTTGGTGCCAACGGATTCACCGGCCGCGAACTGGGGGATTTGTAGGAAGGTTAGAAAACGCTGCCCTAATGCGAAGATTGTGCATCTGGCTGCGCCGCAATTATGGGCATGGGCGCCATGGCGGATCCGTAAGTTGCGTAAGTTGACGGATCATGTTTTGTGCCTACTTCCATTTGAAGAAAAGTGGTTTGGTGATCGCGGGGTCGATGCAACGTTTGTCGGGCATCCACTGTTCGAATCGGAACACGCGAAAGTTGAACGCGGCGTTGATGGGAAGAATGAAGATGATGCGGTATTAAATCTTGAGGGCGAGCCGAAGGTTGCGCTTTTGCCGGGCTCACGTCCGAGTGAGATCACGAAGAATTGGCCGACGATGCTAGCGGCGTATGAAGCGCTTAAAGCGAAGCATCCTGGGATGCGTGCGGTGGTTGCGGCATCGGATGAGTTGCGGCAAGCAGCGATCGTTGATTTATGTGGCGGCAAGTTGCCGAATGGGATGACGATTGAGACGTCGCGTGCGGGGCTGGTTTTGGATTGGGCTGATATTGGATTGATCGTTTCAGGCACAGCGACGTTGCAGGGCGTGACGCATCGGTTGCCGATGGTGTCGCTGTATAACGTATCGAAGATGGGTTGGAACATTCTGGGCCGTTGGTTGATTCGTAACAGACCGCTGACACTGCCAAACTTGTTGAGCCAACATGTGATGGGTGAGAATGCCACAACGGAATTGATTCCACACTTCGGCGAGGTTGAGCCGGTGGTTGATGCGTTGGAGCCGTTGATGACTGAGGGTGAGGCAAGGAATCGCCAAGTGAAAATATTTGAAACCGTCTGCGACAGATTTGTTGGCAGACAGTTTAGTGTTGATGCTGCGGATCAGTTCATGAAAGTGATGAGGCGATAG
- a CDS encoding GbsR/MarR family transcriptional regulator: MMNQNEQHEADGVLNESREHFIQGMCTIAQFWGFPKAMGAVYGVVYLSDRPVGLNQLVELSGVTKGAVSTHVRALDRLGLVHKKIVVGDRRDFYTAETDFWKIVRNVLKEREKPEFDQALRTVGESRAMLKDMDGCEGECRERQAFCDERMKNMEEFFKMLDKLVATIVALDDLQQSTVGKVMGLFKGSID, encoded by the coding sequence ATGATGAATCAGAATGAACAGCATGAGGCAGATGGCGTGTTGAATGAATCGCGAGAGCATTTTATTCAGGGGATGTGCACGATTGCACAGTTCTGGGGCTTCCCGAAAGCGATGGGGGCGGTTTATGGGGTTGTCTATCTGTCGGATAGGCCGGTGGGTTTGAATCAGTTAGTTGAGCTGTCAGGGGTCACGAAAGGTGCGGTGAGTACCCATGTGCGGGCGCTTGATCGTTTAGGGTTGGTGCATAAGAAGATTGTTGTGGGTGATCGGCGGGATTTTTATACAGCGGAGACAGATTTTTGGAAGATCGTTCGTAATGTGTTGAAAGAGCGTGAGAAGCCTGAGTTTGATCAAGCGTTACGTACGGTCGGTGAGAGCCGCGCTATGTTGAAGGATATGGATGGGTGTGAGGGCGAATGTCGTGAGAGACAAGCTTTCTGTGATGAACGGATGAAGAACATGGAGGAGTTCTTCAAAATGCTGGATAAGTTGGTTGCAACGATTGTTGCGTTAGATGATCTACAGCAATCGACGGTCGGTAAAGTGATGGGACTGTTTAAAGGTAGCATTGACTAA
- a CDS encoding sensor domain-containing diguanylate cyclase translates to MSTYDSFPNRILDQVNDGAYFVDRERRITFWSKGAEKITGYKADQVIGRHCYDNILMHVTDCGKCLCKSGCPLQATIDDGIVRDAEIFLHHKDGHRIPVHAHTNPLRDDKGHIVGGIEVFSDESSQANNIQRLKDLEKAAMIDPLTNIANRRMLSSTLEMRFAEFKRNDWQFGVILVDIDKFKNFNDLHGHQIGDRILQLISRTMKHACRRYDLVGRWGGEEFLIVVGHTDTKQIVKTAERLRVLVNQSFIQHAGCRLTASISAGVTLALPHDTIESLVSRADQLLYESKHRGRNCVTSDLIRPESHENASNDVPACSVA, encoded by the coding sequence ATGTCTACATATGATTCATTCCCAAACCGGATCCTCGATCAGGTCAACGATGGCGCATACTTCGTTGACCGCGAGCGACGTATCACTTTCTGGAGCAAAGGCGCCGAAAAAATCACCGGCTACAAAGCCGATCAAGTCATCGGTCGCCACTGCTATGACAACATTCTCATGCACGTAACTGACTGCGGCAAATGTCTTTGCAAATCTGGATGCCCACTTCAGGCTACGATCGATGATGGCATCGTACGTGATGCGGAGATCTTTCTTCATCATAAAGACGGCCACCGCATCCCCGTTCACGCGCACACCAACCCACTCCGAGATGACAAAGGACACATCGTCGGCGGTATCGAAGTCTTTTCTGACGAATCGTCCCAAGCTAATAACATACAAAGACTTAAGGATCTTGAAAAAGCAGCTATGATCGATCCGCTTACCAATATTGCGAACCGTCGTATGCTCTCCAGCACCCTGGAAATGCGATTTGCCGAGTTCAAGCGTAACGATTGGCAATTCGGCGTGATCCTCGTGGATATCGATAAGTTCAAAAATTTCAACGACTTACATGGACACCAAATCGGCGACCGCATCTTACAGCTCATCTCGCGCACCATGAAGCACGCCTGCCGTCGCTACGACCTTGTCGGCCGGTGGGGCGGTGAAGAATTCCTGATCGTAGTCGGACACACCGACACCAAGCAGATCGTCAAAACCGCAGAACGGTTGCGAGTCCTTGTGAATCAATCATTTATACAACACGCCGGTTGTCGGCTAACCGCCAGCATCTCGGCAGGCGTCACACTCGCCCTGCCCCACGATACGATCGAATCGCTTGTCAGCCGTGCAGATCAACTGCTCTACGAGAGCAAGCATCGTGGTCGCAATTGCGTGACATCCGATCTCATCCGTCCGGAATCGCATGAAAACGCCTCAAACGATGTACCGGCATGCTCTGTGGCATAA